One genomic region from Cellulomonas hominis encodes:
- a CDS encoding FliI/YscN family ATPase, whose protein sequence is MTAATSAAVLPTPRSGDLAPASAGDAGRHPCGPAWSAALAAARPERVGSVRGVVGLTVEVAGTGAAVGELVTIDAPDGPVPAEVVATGRGSAHAMPLGPTHGLRAGMRVRPRGSALTAPVGPGLLGRVLDGLGRPIDGRGPLAGAGQVEVTGHAPHPLARARVERPLDLGVRVLDTLVTAGRGQRLGLFAGSGVGKSSLLSMIARGTDAQVSVIALVGERGREVREFLEDDLGPEGLARSVVVVATSDEPPLVRLRSAFVATRIAEWFRDRGDDVVLMMDSLTRVAMAQREIGLSVGEPPATRGYPPSTFSLLAQLLERAGTGATGSVTGLYTVLVDGDDHNEPIADAARSILDGHVVLDRKLAVAGHFPSVDALGSISRVASRVLGPEQKDLATRLRRVMAARRQAQDLLDVGAYVTGSNPLVDAAVAHGTAIDAFLRQGMDERAPAADSWGRLAGLVAAMGDLP, encoded by the coding sequence ATGACCGCCGCGACCTCCGCCGCCGTGCTGCCCACGCCGCGGTCCGGCGACCTCGCGCCCGCGAGCGCCGGGGACGCGGGCCGCCACCCCTGCGGCCCGGCGTGGTCCGCCGCGCTCGCGGCCGCCCGGCCCGAGCGGGTCGGCTCGGTGCGCGGCGTGGTCGGGCTGACGGTCGAGGTCGCGGGCACGGGCGCCGCCGTCGGCGAGCTCGTCACCATCGACGCCCCGGACGGCCCCGTGCCGGCCGAGGTGGTCGCCACCGGGCGCGGCTCGGCGCACGCCATGCCGCTCGGCCCGACGCACGGGCTGCGCGCCGGGATGCGGGTGCGCCCCCGCGGCAGCGCGCTGACCGCCCCGGTCGGCCCGGGCCTGCTCGGGCGGGTGCTCGACGGGCTCGGCCGGCCGATCGACGGCCGCGGGCCGCTGGCCGGCGCCGGGCAGGTCGAGGTCACCGGCCACGCGCCGCACCCGCTGGCCCGGGCCCGCGTCGAGCGGCCCCTGGACCTCGGCGTGCGGGTGCTGGACACCCTCGTGACCGCGGGCCGCGGGCAGCGCCTCGGCCTGTTCGCCGGCTCCGGCGTCGGCAAGTCCAGCCTGCTGTCGATGATCGCGCGCGGCACCGACGCGCAGGTGTCCGTGATCGCGCTGGTCGGCGAGCGCGGCCGCGAGGTCCGGGAGTTCCTCGAGGACGACCTCGGCCCCGAGGGCCTCGCGCGCTCGGTCGTCGTGGTCGCCACCTCCGACGAGCCGCCGCTGGTCCGGCTGCGCTCCGCGTTCGTCGCCACCCGGATCGCCGAGTGGTTCCGCGACCGCGGCGACGACGTGGTGCTGATGATGGACTCCCTCACCCGCGTGGCCATGGCGCAGCGCGAGATCGGGCTGTCCGTCGGCGAGCCGCCCGCCACCCGCGGGTACCCGCCGAGCACGTTCTCGCTGCTGGCCCAGCTGCTGGAGCGCGCGGGCACCGGCGCCACCGGGTCGGTCACCGGCCTGTACACGGTGCTCGTCGACGGCGACGACCACAACGAGCCGATCGCCGACGCGGCGCGGTCCATCCTCGACGGGCACGTGGTGCTCGACCGGAAGCTCGCCGTCGCGGGGCACTTCCCGTCGGTGGACGCGCTCGGGTCGATCTCCCGCGTGGCGTCCCGCGTGCTGGGCCCCGAGCAGAAGGACCTCGCCACCCGGCTGCGCCGCGTCATGGCCGCCCGCCGGCAGGCGCAGGACCTGCTGGACGTCGGCGCCTACGTGACCGGCTCGAACCCGCTGGTGGACGCGGCGGTGGCGCACGGCACCGCGATCGACGCCTTCCTGCGGCAGGGCATGGACGAGCGCGCGCCCGCCGCCGACTCCTGGGGCCGGCTCGCCGGGCTCGTGGCCGCGATGGGGGACCTGCCGTGA
- a CDS encoding FliH/SctL family protein: MSPEPRFTQAYGRTAVAEPASRAEGYAAGYAAGYAAGAREAARAAEVEAARVQRERAEADARRAAEHADALAVLAAAARAADGRSTPVLAESEAALHAAALELAAAVLGQELSDAPAAARAALRRVREQDAEREVHTVRLHPRDLAAVREALAGPSSGGDVLAGLPDLTGVELVADAALAPGDAVGEFPDGYLDARIGAALDRARAALGEGPA, from the coding sequence ATGTCTCCTGAGCCCCGGTTCACCCAGGCGTACGGCCGCACGGCCGTGGCCGAGCCGGCGTCCCGCGCGGAGGGCTACGCCGCGGGGTACGCCGCCGGCTACGCGGCGGGGGCCCGCGAGGCCGCCCGCGCCGCCGAGGTCGAGGCCGCCCGCGTCCAGCGCGAGCGCGCCGAGGCCGACGCCCGCCGCGCCGCGGAGCACGCGGACGCCCTGGCCGTGCTGGCCGCCGCCGCCCGCGCGGCCGACGGGCGCAGCACGCCGGTGCTCGCCGAGTCCGAGGCGGCGCTGCACGCCGCCGCGCTCGAGCTCGCCGCCGCCGTGCTTGGGCAGGAGCTGTCCGACGCCCCGGCCGCGGCGCGCGCCGCCCTGCGCCGGGTCCGCGAGCAGGACGCCGAGCGCGAGGTGCACACCGTGCGGCTGCACCCCCGCGACCTCGCGGCGGTCCGCGAGGCGCTGGCGGGGCCGTCGTCCGGGGGCGACGTGCTCGCCGGGCTGCCGGACCTGACCGGCGTCGAGCTGGTCGCCGACGCCGCTCTGGCCCCGGGCGACGCCGTGGGCGAGTTCCCCGACGGCTACCTCGACGCGCGCATCGGCGCGGCGCTCGACCGCGCCCGCGCCGCCCTCGGGGAGGGCCCGGCATGA
- the fliG gene encoding flagellar motor switch protein FliG codes for MATAMLTGTQKAAMLLLQLGRERAARVMAQLDVAEIEELTAEIMRLDRVDQTLADEVVEEFYSASMIGPGVGGGLGLATQLLEGALGRDEAAGMIERLQTSMAGQPFEFLQHADARQVLSLLNGEHPQAVALVLAHLRPEHASAIMAGLTSELQSEVAHRIALMERASPDVVQVIAESMQRKASAVLTPNELSAVGGVQPLVEIINRADPTTEKLILEGLQSRDEALADEVRSRMFVFGDIVLLEDRAMQLVLRQVETNELSVALKGATPEVRDKTLRNLSERARENLEEEIELLGPVRLSQVEEARAGIVQVIRRLEESGQIVIRREGEDEYVS; via the coding sequence ATGGCCACCGCGATGCTGACCGGGACCCAGAAGGCCGCGATGCTGCTGCTGCAGCTCGGCCGGGAGCGGGCCGCCCGCGTCATGGCGCAGCTCGACGTCGCGGAGATCGAGGAGCTCACCGCCGAGATCATGCGGCTGGACCGCGTCGACCAGACCCTGGCCGACGAGGTCGTGGAGGAGTTCTACTCCGCCTCGATGATCGGCCCCGGCGTGGGCGGCGGTCTCGGCCTGGCGACCCAGCTGCTCGAGGGCGCCCTCGGCCGCGACGAGGCCGCGGGCATGATCGAGCGCCTGCAGACCTCGATGGCGGGCCAGCCGTTCGAGTTCCTGCAGCACGCCGACGCGCGCCAGGTGCTCTCCCTGCTGAACGGGGAGCACCCGCAGGCGGTCGCGCTCGTGCTCGCGCACCTGCGGCCGGAGCACGCGTCCGCGATCATGGCGGGCCTGACCTCCGAGCTGCAGTCCGAGGTCGCGCACCGCATCGCCCTGATGGAGCGCGCCTCGCCGGACGTCGTGCAGGTCATCGCCGAGTCGATGCAGCGCAAGGCGTCCGCGGTGCTCACCCCGAACGAGCTGTCCGCCGTGGGCGGCGTCCAGCCGCTCGTCGAGATCATCAACCGCGCCGACCCGACCACCGAGAAGCTCATCCTCGAGGGGCTGCAGAGCCGGGACGAGGCGCTCGCCGACGAGGTCCGCAGCCGCATGTTCGTGTTCGGCGACATCGTGCTGCTCGAGGACCGCGCGATGCAGCTCGTGCTGCGCCAGGTCGAGACCAACGAGCTGTCGGTCGCGCTCAAGGGCGCCACGCCGGAGGTCCGCGACAAGACGCTGCGCAACCTGTCCGAGCGCGCCCGGGAGAACCTCGAGGAGGAGATCGAGCTGCTCGGCCCGGTCCGCCTGTCGCAGGTGGAGGAGGCCCGCGCGGGCATCGTCCAGGTGATCCGGCGTCTCGAGGAGTCGGGGCAGATCGTGATCCGGCGCGAGGGCGAGGACGAGTATGTCTCCTGA
- the fliF gene encoding flagellar basal-body MS-ring/collar protein FliF, protein MPAQVKSLFGRMSGAVKQFSLPQKTFAVIALAAVLLGGFALYSWASKPTLAPLFSGLSATDASAVVDQLSAEGVSYELTDGGGTVMVPQDQLYAMRLKLAAAGLPANSEGDGYSLLDGMSMTSSEFQQQTTYQRALEGELAKTIGAMSGVEAASVKLALPQETVFVSEQQDPTASVFVRTRTGTDLSTEQVEAIVHLVSAGIEGMKATDVAVVDSTGKVLSEVGTGITAGTGDEATSAYEQRVTGAVQALLDQVVGVGNSAVTVTAALNQDQTQRTSEEFSPAQDAPPLASSTTEETYTGTGSGTATGVLGPDNIAVPDGTGGGTGEYSKTTEDVTNAVNKVTEVTTVAPGAVQRQSLAVLVDQTAAAGVDLTQLTATLTAAAGIDTARGDTIAVQAMAFDTSSADAAADALAAADAAEAAAQRDSLLRQAVIAGALLLLVIVVAVVLARRSRRSKREALDIGELPLMDGPAEAPELEEPADIPPALPGPAEVDPVAESLAVKRAEIAALADEQPDEVADLLRGWLTPAGRR, encoded by the coding sequence ATGCCCGCCCAGGTGAAGTCCCTGTTCGGTCGCATGAGCGGGGCGGTCAAGCAGTTCTCCCTGCCCCAGAAGACGTTCGCGGTCATCGCGCTCGCGGCGGTGCTGCTCGGCGGGTTCGCCCTGTACTCGTGGGCCAGCAAGCCGACGCTCGCGCCGCTGTTCTCCGGGCTGTCGGCCACCGACGCCTCCGCCGTGGTGGACCAGCTGTCCGCCGAGGGCGTGTCGTACGAGCTCACCGACGGCGGCGGCACGGTGATGGTGCCGCAGGACCAGCTGTACGCGATGCGGCTCAAGCTCGCGGCCGCCGGCCTGCCGGCGAACTCCGAGGGCGACGGGTACTCGCTGCTCGACGGCATGTCGATGACGTCGAGCGAGTTCCAGCAGCAGACCACCTACCAGCGCGCGCTGGAGGGGGAGCTCGCCAAGACGATCGGCGCCATGTCGGGCGTCGAGGCCGCGTCGGTCAAGCTCGCGCTCCCGCAGGAGACGGTGTTCGTCTCCGAGCAGCAGGACCCGACCGCGTCGGTGTTCGTGCGCACCCGCACCGGCACCGACCTCAGCACCGAGCAGGTGGAGGCCATCGTGCACCTGGTGTCCGCGGGCATCGAGGGCATGAAGGCGACCGACGTCGCGGTGGTCGACTCCACCGGCAAGGTCCTCTCCGAGGTCGGGACCGGCATCACCGCCGGCACCGGCGACGAGGCGACCTCCGCGTACGAGCAGCGGGTCACCGGTGCCGTGCAGGCGCTGCTCGACCAGGTCGTCGGCGTCGGCAACTCGGCCGTGACGGTGACCGCCGCGCTCAACCAGGACCAGACGCAGCGCACCTCGGAGGAGTTCTCGCCCGCGCAGGACGCCCCGCCGCTGGCCTCCTCCACGACGGAGGAGACCTACACGGGGACCGGCAGCGGCACCGCCACCGGCGTGCTCGGCCCGGACAACATCGCGGTGCCGGACGGCACGGGCGGCGGCACCGGCGAGTACTCCAAGACCACCGAGGACGTCACCAACGCGGTCAACAAGGTCACCGAGGTGACGACGGTCGCCCCGGGCGCCGTGCAGCGCCAGTCGCTCGCCGTCCTGGTGGACCAGACGGCCGCCGCGGGTGTCGACCTCACGCAGCTGACCGCCACGCTGACCGCGGCCGCGGGCATCGACACCGCGCGCGGCGACACGATCGCCGTGCAGGCCATGGCCTTCGACACCTCCAGCGCGGACGCCGCCGCCGACGCGCTCGCCGCGGCCGACGCCGCGGAGGCCGCCGCCCAGCGCGACAGCCTGCTGCGGCAGGCGGTCATCGCCGGGGCGCTCCTGCTCCTGGTGATCGTGGTCGCCGTCGTGCTGGCCCGCCGCTCGCGGCGCAGCAAGCGCGAGGCCCTCGACATCGGCGAGCTGCCGCTCATGGACGGCCCGGCCGAGGCGCCGGAGCTCGAGGAGCCCGCGGACATCCCGCCGGCCCTGCCCGGGCCCGCCGAGGTCGACCCGGTCGCGGAGTCGCTCGCCGTCAAGCGCGCGGAGATCGCCGCCCTCGCCGACGAGCAGCCCGACGAGGTCGCGGACCTCCTGCGCGGCTGGCTCACCCCGGCCGGGCGGCGCTGA
- a CDS encoding flagellar hook-basal body complex protein FliE yields the protein MSIQPVGGVSGVSPTSYLSELSDVLGASGASGASGTSGVGDGGFAAALGAVDHVQQLQSTSQALAIQAVTGDLDDVHDYTVASSEAKLALELTAAVRNKAVDAFTEIMRMQA from the coding sequence ATGAGCATCCAGCCTGTCGGCGGCGTCTCCGGCGTCAGCCCCACCTCGTACCTGTCGGAGCTGTCCGACGTGCTCGGCGCCTCCGGGGCCAGCGGCGCGTCCGGGACCTCCGGCGTCGGCGACGGCGGCTTCGCCGCGGCGCTCGGCGCGGTCGACCACGTGCAGCAGCTCCAGTCGACCAGCCAGGCGCTCGCGATCCAGGCCGTCACCGGCGACCTCGACGACGTGCACGACTACACCGTCGCGTCCTCCGAGGCGAAGCTCGCCCTCGAGCTCACCGCCGCCGTGCGCAACAAGGCCGTCGACGCGTTCACCGAGATCATGAGGATGCAGGCCTGA
- a CDS encoding flagellar basal body rod protein FlgC → MTTFGAIGIASTGMTVYRKWIDAVSDNLANMNNATSTTEAAYQAKYVVASEIPTENGGGAQVAGIALGSAEGRVVYEPTNPLADEDGYVRYPDIDMASQMTQLIMAQRGYQANAAVVDRAKSSYEAALQIGRTS, encoded by the coding sequence ATGACCACCTTCGGGGCGATCGGGATCGCCAGCACCGGCATGACCGTGTACCGCAAGTGGATCGACGCGGTCAGCGACAACCTCGCGAACATGAACAACGCGACCTCCACCACCGAGGCCGCCTACCAGGCCAAGTACGTCGTCGCGAGCGAGATCCCCACGGAGAACGGCGGCGGCGCCCAGGTCGCCGGCATCGCGCTCGGCTCCGCGGAGGGCCGCGTGGTGTACGAGCCCACCAACCCGCTGGCCGACGAGGACGGGTACGTGCGCTACCCGGACATCGACATGGCCAGCCAGATGACGCAGCTCATCATGGCGCAGCGCGGCTACCAGGCGAACGCGGCGGTCGTGGACCGCGCGAAGTCGTCCTACGAGGCGGCGCTGCAGATCGGACGGACCTCATGA
- a CDS encoding flagellar basal body rod protein FlgB has protein sequence MFDSVSYVALNSALDGLALRQRAIAENVANIQTPGYHAKKVQFEDALARAVDGGSGATTATVARSLEPTRTDGNNVNLDEETLLNVDTNLRYQLATQAVDGTFSGVRAAMRTS, from the coding sequence ATGTTCGACTCCGTGAGCTACGTCGCGCTCAACAGCGCGCTCGACGGCCTGGCGCTGCGCCAGCGCGCCATCGCCGAGAACGTGGCGAACATCCAGACCCCCGGGTACCACGCGAAGAAGGTCCAGTTCGAGGACGCCCTGGCCCGCGCGGTCGACGGCGGCTCGGGCGCGACCACCGCGACCGTGGCCCGGTCCCTGGAGCCCACCCGCACGGACGGCAACAACGTCAACCTCGACGAGGAGACCCTCCTCAACGTCGACACGAACCTGCGCTACCAGCTCGCGACCCAGGCGGTCGACGGCACCTTCTCCGGCGTGCGCGCCGCGATGCGGACGAGCTGA